A portion of the Pedobacter cryoconitis genome contains these proteins:
- a CDS encoding flavin reductase family protein, which yields MLTVKTSDLSPAQLQNYLQYAVAPRPICFATTIDKAGNINLSPFSFFNMFSTNPPLCVFSPARRVRDNTTKHTLENILEVKECVINIVNYPMVQQTSLASTEYAKGINEFEKAGFTMLPSQLVKPPRVAEAPVQMECIVTEVIHLGDNPGAGNLILAEIKLIHIKEEILDEDGKIDQAKIDLVARLGGDWYCRVTADNLFKVAKPLTTLGIGIDALPHGVRNSYVLSGNDLGMLGNIEKVPSEEEIDLIRNHPAVKEILDATIGDGVNRQRELHELAKEMLSRGEVPDALKVVLLES from the coding sequence ATGCTGACAGTTAAAACTTCAGATTTGAGTCCGGCGCAACTGCAAAACTACTTGCAATATGCAGTTGCGCCAAGACCTATATGCTTTGCTACTACGATTGATAAGGCTGGGAATATCAACTTAAGCCCTTTCAGTTTCTTCAATATGTTCAGCACCAATCCGCCGCTGTGTGTGTTCTCACCAGCGAGAAGGGTACGCGACAATACTACTAAACATACGCTTGAAAATATCCTGGAAGTCAAAGAATGCGTGATTAATATTGTGAATTACCCAATGGTTCAGCAAACGAGTCTGGCGAGTACCGAATATGCAAAAGGAATCAATGAGTTTGAAAAAGCTGGTTTCACCATGCTCCCTTCACAACTGGTAAAGCCCCCACGTGTTGCTGAAGCTCCTGTACAGATGGAATGTATCGTAACTGAGGTGATTCATCTTGGAGATAACCCTGGAGCTGGGAACCTGATCCTGGCTGAAATAAAACTGATTCACATCAAAGAAGAGATTCTGGATGAAGATGGTAAAATTGATCAGGCGAAAATAGATCTGGTAGCCCGTTTAGGGGGGGACTGGTATTGCCGGGTAACGGCAGATAACCTGTTTAAAGTCGCAAAACCATTAACTACATTAGGTATTGGTATTGATGCTTTGCCTCATGGCGTAAGAAATTCTTATGTATTAAGTGGTAATGATCTTGGGATGCTGGGGAATATAGAGAAGGTCCCTTCAGAAGAAGAGATTGACCTGATTAGAAATCATCCTGCTGTTAAAGAGATCTTGGATGCTACTATAGGCGATGGTGTAAACCGTCAGCGTGAATTACATGAACTTGCTAAAGAAATGTTAAGCAGGGGCGAAGTGCCTGATGCTTTGAAAGTAGTTTTGCTGGAAAGCTAA
- a CDS encoding glycine--tRNA ligase: MAKTNNDEQFKNVISHAKEYGFVFQSSEIYDGLSAVYDYGQLGAELKNNIKTYWWKSMVQMHENIVGIDSAIFMHPKVWKASGHVDGFSDPMIDNKDSNKRYRADQLLEDKITRYEKDGKTDKAAKLQADMDEALKAENLPQLKVLIEEHEIACPVSGTKNWTDVRQFNLMFSTQFGAMAEGAEEVYLRPETAQGIFVNFLNVQKSGRMKIPFGIAQIGKAFRNEVIARQFIMRMREFEQMEMQFFVRPGEEMKWFEYWKEARLKWHTALGTDPVKYKYHDHAKLAHYANAATDIEFEFPFGFKEVEGIHSRTDFDLTQHQEFSGKKMQYFDNDLNAEGKPYGNYIPYVIETSIGLDRMFLLTMIGAFEEQDLSEGEKTDSRIVLHLHPCLAPIKAAILPLTKKDGLPEKAKTIMDNLKLDYNVVYEEKDSIGKRYRRQDAIGTPFCITIDHQTLEDDTVTIRHRDSMEQQRIDIKDLEQLIANKVSWKNLLRQS, encoded by the coding sequence ATGGCCAAAACGAATAACGACGAACAATTTAAAAATGTGATCTCCCACGCCAAGGAATATGGTTTCGTATTTCAAAGCAGCGAAATTTATGATGGCTTAAGTGCCGTTTATGATTATGGTCAGTTAGGGGCTGAACTAAAAAACAATATCAAAACATATTGGTGGAAATCAATGGTTCAGATGCATGAAAACATTGTGGGAATTGATTCTGCAATTTTTATGCACCCAAAAGTATGGAAAGCCAGTGGTCACGTAGATGGGTTCAGTGATCCAATGATCGATAATAAAGATTCGAATAAACGTTACCGCGCAGACCAGTTATTAGAAGATAAAATTACCCGTTATGAAAAAGACGGTAAAACAGATAAAGCAGCAAAATTACAAGCTGATATGGATGAAGCCCTTAAAGCTGAAAACCTGCCACAGCTTAAAGTGCTGATTGAAGAACATGAAATTGCCTGTCCTGTAAGCGGAACAAAAAACTGGACTGATGTACGTCAGTTTAACCTGATGTTCAGTACACAGTTTGGTGCAATGGCCGAAGGTGCTGAAGAAGTTTACTTACGTCCTGAAACTGCACAAGGTATTTTTGTAAACTTCCTGAATGTTCAGAAATCAGGAAGAATGAAAATCCCTTTTGGTATTGCTCAAATCGGTAAGGCCTTCAGAAATGAAGTAATAGCACGTCAGTTCATCATGCGTATGCGTGAATTTGAACAAATGGAAATGCAATTCTTTGTACGTCCGGGTGAAGAAATGAAATGGTTTGAATACTGGAAAGAAGCACGTCTTAAATGGCATACTGCTTTAGGTACAGATCCTGTGAAATATAAATACCATGACCATGCTAAACTTGCCCATTATGCAAATGCAGCAACAGATATTGAATTTGAATTCCCATTTGGTTTCAAAGAAGTTGAAGGTATCCACAGCCGTACAGATTTTGATTTAACGCAGCACCAGGAGTTTTCTGGTAAGAAAATGCAATATTTCGATAATGACCTGAATGCAGAGGGTAAGCCATATGGTAATTACATCCCATACGTAATTGAAACTTCAATCGGTTTAGACCGTATGTTCTTATTGACCATGATCGGTGCTTTTGAAGAACAGGATCTGAGCGAAGGTGAAAAAACTGACAGCCGTATTGTTCTTCACTTACATCCTTGTCTTGCTCCAATCAAGGCAGCAATCTTGCCATTAACTAAAAAAGATGGTTTGCCGGAGAAAGCAAAAACGATCATGGATAACTTAAAACTGGATTATAATGTAGTTTACGAAGAGAAAGATTCAATCGGAAAACGTTACCGCAGACAAGATGCCATCGGTACACCTTTCTGTATCACTATTGACCACCAGACATTGGAAGACGATACAGTAACTATTCGTCATCGTGACAGTATGGAGCAGCAAAGAATTGACATCAAAGATCTTGAACAGTTGATTGCAAATAAAGTAAGCTGGAAAAATCTGTTGAGACAATCTTAA
- a CDS encoding YdeI/OmpD-associated family protein has protein sequence MGKLDNRIDLYIDNAAVYAQPILHHLRMLVHEACPEIIEKIKWGCPHFDYKGPVCHMAAFKNHCAFGFWKGALLPDLHHLVGEDKQHAMGHLGKIETVEDLPGDDVLITYIQNAVILNKEGIKLPKKDTAPKIELQVPDDFIERLVQVPAAGVNFEKFTASKRKEYLEWFNEAKTEATRYKRMDNAIEWIAEGKSRNWKYER, from the coding sequence ATGGGAAAACTAGATAACCGTATTGATCTATATATTGATAACGCTGCCGTTTATGCACAGCCAATATTACATCATCTCAGGATGCTTGTACATGAGGCTTGTCCCGAAATTATAGAAAAGATAAAGTGGGGCTGTCCGCATTTCGATTATAAAGGCCCGGTATGCCATATGGCTGCTTTCAAAAACCACTGCGCTTTCGGTTTTTGGAAAGGGGCTTTGCTCCCGGATTTGCATCATCTTGTTGGAGAAGATAAACAACATGCAATGGGTCACCTTGGGAAAATTGAAACTGTTGAAGATCTGCCTGGTGATGACGTTTTGATCACTTATATCCAAAATGCTGTGATTCTGAATAAAGAAGGAATTAAGTTACCAAAGAAAGATACTGCTCCTAAAATAGAATTGCAGGTTCCTGATGACTTTATTGAAAGACTGGTACAGGTTCCTGCCGCCGGGGTTAATTTTGAAAAGTTCACTGCTTCAAAAAGGAAAGAGTACCTGGAATGGTTTAACGAAGCCAAAACTGAAGCGACAAGATATAAAAGGATGGATAATGCAATAGAATGGATCGCGGAGGGCAAATCCAGAAACTGGAAATATGAGCGGTAA
- a CDS encoding C40 family peptidase, translating into MKKSLLLFCFVVLFAASGKSQTIPVKYQELLKKMVANKTSDQLIGFAKTLIGIPYRYASSNPAIGFDCSGFVSYVFHNFGVNVPRSSTEFNQAGTPVKLENAKVGDVLIFTGTNPRKRVVGHVGIIADIEGDTIKFIHSTSGKAHGVTVTTLNPYYKSRLMRAVSIL; encoded by the coding sequence ATGAAGAAAAGCCTTTTATTATTCTGCTTCGTAGTTCTTTTTGCCGCTTCCGGCAAGTCGCAGACAATTCCTGTAAAATATCAGGAATTACTCAAAAAAATGGTTGCAAATAAAACCTCTGATCAATTGATTGGTTTTGCAAAAACACTTATTGGAATTCCTTACAGATACGCATCAAGTAACCCGGCTATTGGATTTGATTGCTCAGGTTTTGTGAGTTATGTGTTTCATAACTTCGGGGTAAATGTTCCGCGTTCTTCTACTGAATTCAATCAGGCAGGAACTCCGGTTAAACTGGAAAATGCAAAGGTTGGTGATGTACTTATTTTCACTGGAACAAATCCAAGAAAACGTGTGGTAGGGCACGTTGGCATTATCGCAGACATTGAAGGAGATACGATTAAGTTCATCCACTCTACTTCTGGTAAAGCACACGGCGTAACCGTTACCACACTTAATCCTTATTACAAAAGCCGCCTGATGAGAGCAGTCAGTATTCTTTAA
- a CDS encoding fumarylacetoacetate hydrolase family protein: MKLVSYKTEDREHLGVFISGHIYNLNSCDKQIPNDMNEFLKDSEVLMERALAIDAKIKSGEIEPKEEAFYEVVAPVPHPSSCRDGYAFRQHVAAARRNRKVDMIPEFDQYPIFYFTNHNAIQGPGEIECMPDHFHKLDFELEVAVVIGKKGRNIKAAEADAYIAGYMIMNDMSARTLQMEEMLLNLGPAKGKDFSTVIGPWLVTPDELEEYKTAPKAGHAGNSYNLEMTCTVNGKQVSAGNTADMDWTFAEIIERCAYGVDILPGDVIGSGTVGTGCFLELNGTGLLNDPNYKPQWLQDGDVVEMEITGLGRLSNTIRKVDTDFSILALKK; the protein is encoded by the coding sequence ATGAAATTAGTATCCTACAAAACAGAAGACAGAGAACACCTTGGTGTTTTCATCAGCGGACATATCTATAATTTGAATTCATGCGATAAGCAGATCCCAAATGATATGAACGAGTTTTTAAAAGATTCAGAAGTACTGATGGAACGGGCATTAGCGATTGATGCCAAAATTAAATCGGGCGAAATCGAACCTAAAGAAGAAGCTTTTTATGAAGTTGTAGCGCCAGTTCCACATCCAAGCTCTTGCAGAGATGGTTATGCTTTTCGTCAGCACGTTGCTGCCGCACGCAGAAACCGTAAGGTGGATATGATTCCAGAATTTGATCAATACCCTATATTCTATTTTACCAACCATAATGCAATTCAGGGACCAGGAGAAATTGAATGCATGCCTGATCACTTTCATAAGCTTGATTTTGAACTGGAAGTAGCAGTTGTTATCGGTAAAAAAGGAAGAAATATCAAAGCTGCTGAAGCTGATGCTTATATCGCAGGGTATATGATTATGAATGACATGAGTGCCAGAACTTTGCAGATGGAAGAAATGTTATTGAATCTGGGCCCGGCAAAAGGGAAAGACTTTTCTACTGTGATTGGACCTTGGTTAGTGACTCCAGATGAATTGGAAGAATATAAAACTGCCCCTAAAGCAGGCCATGCTGGAAACAGCTATAACCTGGAAATGACATGTACAGTGAACGGAAAACAAGTTTCAGCAGGTAATACAGCTGATATGGATTGGACATTTGCTGAAATTATTGAGCGTTGTGCTTATGGTGTGGATATTTTGCCAGGTGATGTAATCGGTTCAGGTACAGTAGGCACAGGTTGCTTCCTGGAATTGAATGGTACTGGTTTGTTAAATGATCCAAACTATAAACCACAGTGGTTACAGGATGGTGATGTGGTAGAGATGGAAATTACTGGTCTTGGCCGTTTGAGCAATACCATCCGCAAAGTGGATACTGATTTTTCTATTCTAGCTCTTAAAAAATAA
- a CDS encoding aromatic amino acid hydroxylase, with protein sequence MSDFNDFNNPRVAQLPKHLRQFIVDQNYAKYTPVDQAVWRYVMRQNYSYLKDVAYYPYIKGLQRAGLSIEYIPDLQTMNDNLGKLGWGAVTVDGFIPPAAFMEYQAYHVLVIAADIRQINHIEYTPAPDIIHESAGHAPIIADADYNSYLSYIGSIGAKAMFSAKDFELYEAIRALSILKEALDVPEFEITKAEEQLQEISANMGEPSEMALLSRLHWWTVEYGLIGSLTDPKIYGAGLLSSIGESSSCMTENVKKLPYTIDTLNYSYDITKTQPQLFVTETFQNLIDVLEQFANTMAFRKGGTESIRKAIDSKNPATAVYSSGLQVTGVFSDMGVNNSGELTFIKTTGPSALSVANIQLDGHGKLYHKDGFSSPVGKLKDKSLPLENFGSDELFAFGIIEGNTTELIFESGIQVNGVVKAVYKHEDQVILIAFEDCTVKEQNGNILFQPEWGTYDMAIGNTIVSVFNGAADKDAYEEITYISEKQTEKVVYDEVTNQLHTIYRAVRLIREEGAGEERLPALFENLKTAYPQDWLCALEILEIAHYNQTGHNLEQEIRLYLETKAAAEPQHQKLIQDGLHVIENPVTQLITEED encoded by the coding sequence ATGAGCGATTTTAATGACTTTAACAACCCCCGGGTAGCCCAGCTCCCGAAGCATCTTAGGCAATTTATCGTAGATCAGAACTATGCTAAATATACGCCTGTTGATCAGGCGGTATGGCGTTACGTAATGCGTCAGAATTACAGTTATTTAAAAGATGTTGCCTATTATCCATATATCAAAGGTTTACAGCGCGCGGGATTAAGCATTGAATATATCCCTGACTTGCAGACCATGAATGATAACCTGGGCAAATTAGGCTGGGGTGCAGTTACTGTAGATGGATTTATCCCACCTGCAGCATTTATGGAATATCAGGCTTACCATGTACTGGTTATTGCCGCAGACATCCGGCAAATTAACCATATTGAATATACACCAGCTCCGGATATTATCCATGAGTCGGCCGGCCATGCCCCTATTATAGCAGATGCTGATTACAATAGTTACCTGAGCTATATTGGTTCTATTGGTGCTAAGGCTATGTTTTCAGCAAAAGATTTTGAACTATACGAGGCTATCCGTGCTTTATCGATTTTGAAAGAAGCATTAGATGTTCCTGAATTTGAGATTACTAAAGCCGAAGAGCAGTTACAAGAGATTTCAGCTAATATGGGTGAGCCTTCAGAAATGGCTTTATTGAGCAGATTGCATTGGTGGACTGTAGAATACGGTTTAATCGGCAGTTTGACCGATCCCAAAATATACGGTGCGGGCCTGCTTTCTTCGATTGGGGAAAGTTCAAGCTGTATGACAGAAAACGTCAAAAAACTCCCTTACACTATAGATACGCTGAATTATTCGTACGATATTACTAAAACGCAGCCACAGCTTTTCGTTACAGAAACCTTTCAGAATCTGATTGATGTGCTGGAACAATTTGCCAATACTATGGCATTTAGAAAAGGTGGTACTGAAAGTATACGCAAGGCGATAGACTCTAAAAATCCAGCAACAGCAGTTTATAGTTCAGGTCTGCAGGTAACCGGTGTATTCAGTGACATGGGAGTAAATAACTCCGGAGAACTTACTTTTATAAAAACTACAGGGCCATCTGCGCTTTCAGTAGCGAATATCCAACTGGACGGTCATGGTAAACTTTACCATAAGGACGGCTTTTCATCACCGGTAGGTAAGCTGAAAGATAAGTCTTTGCCGCTTGAAAACTTTGGCAGCGATGAACTTTTTGCCTTTGGAATTATTGAAGGAAATACGACTGAGCTTATTTTTGAAAGTGGTATCCAGGTAAATGGGGTTGTCAAAGCTGTTTACAAACACGAGGATCAGGTAATTCTGATTGCTTTTGAAGATTGTACAGTTAAAGAACAAAATGGAAATATCCTCTTCCAACCAGAATGGGGCACTTATGATATGGCTATCGGAAACACAATTGTTTCTGTATTTAATGGCGCTGCCGATAAAGATGCTTATGAGGAAATCACTTATATCAGTGAGAAACAAACTGAAAAGGTTGTTTACGATGAGGTTACAAATCAATTACACACTATTTACAGGGCAGTAAGACTAATTAGGGAAGAAGGAGCTGGTGAAGAGCGCTTACCTGCTTTATTTGAGAACTTAAAGACGGCTTATCCTCAGGATTGGCTTTGTGCTTTGGAGATCCTGGAGATAGCGCATTATAATCAAACGGGTCACAACCTGGAACAAGAAATAAGGCTTTACCTGGAAACGAAAGCTGCTGCTGAACCACAACATCAAAAACTGATTCAGGATGGCTTACATGTAATAGAGAATCCTGTTACACAATTAATTACGGAAGAAGATTAA
- a CDS encoding ATP-binding cassette domain-containing protein: MSIKVEGLSKIYGQQKAVDSISFQASPGKILGFLGPNGAGKSTTMRMLTGYLKPTSGRSSLGGFDSQLQSLEMRRILGYLPENTPLYTDMYVREFLTFVADTYQLSQTGAKVREVIERVGLGEEQHKKIAMLSKGYKQRVGLAQAIIHDPQLLILDEPTTGLDPNQLTDIRELIRNLGRNKTVVLSTHIMQEVEALCEQVVIINKGKIVADSSLIELKKQHKTDSLEELFRMLTN; encoded by the coding sequence TTGAGTATAAAGGTAGAAGGACTGTCCAAAATATATGGTCAGCAAAAAGCAGTAGACAGTATAAGTTTCCAGGCTTCGCCGGGTAAAATACTTGGTTTTCTAGGGCCAAATGGTGCTGGTAAGTCTACAACGATGCGGATGCTGACGGGCTATTTAAAGCCAACTTCCGGAAGATCGAGTCTGGGTGGTTTTGATTCGCAGCTCCAGAGTCTGGAAATGCGCCGTATTCTGGGCTATTTGCCAGAAAATACACCTTTATATACCGATATGTATGTGCGCGAGTTTCTGACTTTTGTAGCGGATACTTATCAGCTTTCTCAAACGGGGGCTAAAGTAAGGGAAGTAATTGAAAGGGTAGGTCTTGGAGAGGAACAGCACAAAAAGATAGCCATGCTAAGTAAAGGCTATAAGCAACGTGTCGGGTTGGCGCAGGCTATTATTCATGATCCTCAGCTATTAATTCTCGATGAGCCTACTACAGGGTTGGACCCTAATCAATTGACTGATATCCGTGAACTGATCAGAAATCTGGGCAGGAATAAGACTGTAGTGCTTTCCACGCATATTATGCAGGAGGTTGAAGCGCTTTGTGAGCAGGTAGTAATTATCAATAAAGGAAAAATTGTAGCAGATTCCTCATTAATTGAGCTGAAAAAACAACATAAAACTGACTCTTTAGAAGAATTGTTCAGGATGTTAACTAATTGA
- a CDS encoding outer membrane beta-barrel protein, giving the protein MKRLFLLTAIAGIFAVSNVSAQKKDPAMSGQKLGIGVDFALPTGGTNDLYKLGFGGSLQFQTPIAQSLNFTGSAGYLNFTGKELIGNLKYPKYSAIPLKAGLRYFLADNFYVGGELGAAIGTSDGSRTSFVYSPGLGVEFPVADKSTIELGARYEGWSGDRKDNSLIVPVKSFVGLRLAFNFGI; this is encoded by the coding sequence ATGAAAAGGTTATTTTTACTAACAGCTATAGCAGGAATTTTTGCAGTCTCAAACGTTTCAGCTCAGAAAAAAGATCCTGCAATGTCAGGTCAGAAATTAGGTATAGGTGTTGATTTTGCTTTGCCTACAGGTGGTACAAACGATTTGTATAAATTAGGATTTGGTGGTTCATTGCAATTCCAAACTCCAATTGCTCAGAGTCTGAATTTTACAGGTAGTGCAGGATACTTAAATTTTACTGGTAAAGAGCTTATCGGGAATCTTAAATATCCTAAATACAGTGCTATTCCATTGAAAGCAGGTCTAAGATACTTCTTAGCAGATAATTTTTATGTAGGTGGTGAATTGGGGGCTGCAATTGGAACTAGCGATGGTTCAAGAACTTCATTTGTATACTCTCCAGGACTTGGTGTTGAATTCCCGGTTGCTGATAAATCAACTATCGAATTAGGTGCACGTTATGAAGGATGGTCAGGTGATAGAAAAGACAATTCACTAATTGTACCGGTTAAAAGTTTCGTTGGTTTGAGACTTGCATTTAACTTCGGAATATAA
- a CDS encoding CAP domain-containing protein: MKFIPIAFFLFFLSTYAIKAQSSAKNWTPEELENANTAKNTSYLNDEEKKIIFYMNLARTDGEKFFNTYFQDFVQAYNVDMQQYRNYDELKVNRKDKYYRGLEKDLKTVKGLPLFSPDETLTWISQQHAKDMKKHNLAGHNSSDGRSVSDRIWKYYPGRAVSENLAFGFSKGLANVCMLLLDKNVPDLGHRKTILGTTYNLSLVGVNISSHPGYKYCAVIDFISEPVTR; this comes from the coding sequence ATGAAATTCATTCCTATAGCATTCTTTCTATTTTTTCTCAGCACCTATGCTATAAAAGCGCAGTCCTCTGCTAAGAACTGGACTCCAGAAGAACTTGAAAATGCAAATACCGCCAAAAACACGAGTTACCTCAATGATGAAGAAAAGAAAATCATCTTTTATATGAACCTGGCACGTACTGACGGAGAAAAGTTTTTCAATACTTATTTCCAGGACTTTGTGCAAGCCTATAATGTTGACATGCAGCAATACCGGAACTATGATGAGCTGAAAGTCAATCGTAAAGACAAATACTACAGAGGTTTGGAAAAGGACCTGAAAACGGTAAAGGGTCTACCCCTGTTCAGTCCGGATGAAACACTGACCTGGATTTCACAGCAACATGCCAAAGACATGAAAAAGCATAACCTGGCTGGTCATAATTCAAGCGACGGAAGATCGGTATCAGACCGGATCTGGAAATATTATCCAGGAAGGGCGGTTTCAGAAAACCTTGCTTTTGGCTTCTCTAAAGGGCTGGCTAATGTCTGCATGTTATTATTGGACAAAAATGTTCCGGATCTTGGACACCGGAAAACAATTTTAGGGACAACTTACAATTTAAGTCTCGTTGGCGTCAATATCAGTTCACATCCAGGGTATAAATACTGCGCAGTCATTGATTTTATTTCCGAGCCTGTAACCCGTTAA
- a CDS encoding GtrA family protein yields the protein MRKAVLKFIDFFYPPFSRWVSPHTFRYIISGGTTAATGIIVYYIVYNFILHQQHVDLPFPPGMITAPVAALIIESVITFIIGFSLNKYLVFTQSKLKGRVQLFRYGTVVATNILLNFAMLKLLVETFHLYPTVAKIICTVILAVFSYFSQKHFSFKVKQ from the coding sequence ATGCGTAAAGCCGTACTCAAATTTATAGACTTTTTTTATCCTCCTTTTTCACGTTGGGTATCTCCTCACACCTTCAGATACATCATTTCTGGTGGAACGACCGCCGCAACAGGGATTATCGTTTACTATATAGTCTATAATTTTATTCTTCACCAGCAACATGTAGATCTGCCTTTTCCTCCAGGTATGATTACTGCTCCTGTTGCTGCCCTGATTATTGAGTCTGTTATTACTTTCATTATTGGGTTTTCTCTGAATAAATACCTCGTATTCACACAGTCAAAGCTAAAGGGACGTGTTCAGTTATTTAGATACGGTACTGTCGTAGCAACGAATATCCTGCTCAATTTTGCCATGCTGAAATTACTGGTAGAAACCTTTCACCTTTATCCAACCGTTGCTAAGATTATCTGTACAGTCATTCTTGCTGTATTCAGTTATTTTAGTCAGAAGCACTTTTCTTTCAAGGTAAAACAATAA
- a CDS encoding SDR family oxidoreductase, which produces MNIVLTGASSGIGFEAALEFTLQTENKVVCIARSADKLRKLLEIAKGINPDCTLLPVEFDIVNDDYAALVPFLKERLGTVDILINNAGALINKPFLELAAEDLNEMFQSNVTGHFNMIQNLLPMMHSGSHIVNIGSMGGFQGSVKFPGLAAYSSSKGALHTLTECLAFELADTGIKVNCLALGSAQTEMLEQAFPGYQSPVMAFEMGKYVADFAKTGHKFFNGKVLPVAVTTP; this is translated from the coding sequence ATGAATATTGTACTCACAGGAGCAAGCAGCGGAATAGGTTTCGAAGCTGCTTTAGAATTTACGTTACAAACCGAAAATAAGGTAGTTTGTATTGCCAGATCTGCCGATAAACTGAGAAAATTATTAGAAATCGCCAAAGGAATTAATCCGGATTGTACCTTACTACCAGTTGAATTTGATATTGTAAACGATGATTATGCGGCTTTAGTCCCTTTTTTGAAAGAAAGATTAGGTACTGTAGATATTCTGATCAACAATGCGGGTGCATTGATTAATAAACCATTTTTAGAGCTTGCTGCAGAAGATTTAAACGAAATGTTTCAAAGCAATGTGACAGGTCATTTCAATATGATCCAGAATTTGCTTCCAATGATGCATAGTGGAAGCCATATTGTGAATATAGGAAGTATGGGTGGTTTCCAGGGAAGTGTTAAATTCCCCGGACTTGCTGCTTATTCGTCTAGTAAAGGTGCATTACATACGTTAACGGAGTGTTTGGCCTTTGAATTGGCTGATACCGGGATCAAAGTGAATTGCCTGGCTTTAGGATCGGCACAAACGGAAATGCTGGAACAAGCTTTTCCAGGTTATCAGTCTCCTGTTATGGCTTTTGAAATGGGTAAATATGTAGCTGATTTTGCCAAGACTGGTCATAAATTTTTCAATGGGAAAGTGCTTCCTGTAGCCGTTACCACTCCTTAG
- the gldF gene encoding gliding motility-associated ABC transporter permease subunit GldF has product MYAVFKRELFSLLNSLMAYITIGVFLLVSGLLLWFFPDTSILEYGYAELNGFFSLTPFLFMFLIPAITMRSFAEERREGTYVLLASRPITDWQIILAKYLACFTLVLFALIPTLLYYYSIVQLGLPKGNIDGGAVAGSYIGLLLLGAAFAAIGIFSSSVTKNQVIAFSVAVLFSFIAYSGFDSLGKIFTSTVLEDIFGWLSINTHFQSMSRGVLDTRDVVYFITFILVFLGLTRIVIGGRKW; this is encoded by the coding sequence ATGTACGCAGTATTTAAACGCGAATTATTCAGTTTATTAAATTCATTAATGGCTTACATCACCATCGGTGTATTCCTATTAGTTTCCGGCCTGCTTTTATGGTTTTTTCCGGACACTTCTATTCTTGAATATGGCTACGCTGAACTGAATGGCTTTTTTAGCCTGACCCCATTTCTATTTATGTTTCTGATTCCTGCAATCACCATGCGTTCCTTCGCAGAAGAGCGCAGAGAGGGTACTTATGTCTTACTGGCCAGCAGACCAATCACCGATTGGCAAATTATCCTCGCTAAATATCTGGCCTGTTTCACGCTGGTTTTATTTGCGCTGATTCCAACTTTATTATATTATTATTCTATAGTACAGCTTGGTCTGCCTAAAGGTAATATTGACGGTGGAGCGGTTGCGGGTTCCTATATTGGCCTGTTACTATTGGGTGCAGCTTTTGCAGCTATTGGTATTTTCTCTTCGTCGGTAACCAAAAATCAGGTGATTGCTTTTTCAGTAGCTGTTTTATTCTCATTTATCGCTTATAGTGGTTTTGATTCACTCGGAAAGATTTTCACTTCCACAGTATTGGAAGATATATTTGGCTGGCTGAGTATAAATACACATTTTCAATCGATGAGCAGAGGAGTGCTTGATACGCGTGATGTCGTCTATTTTATCACTTTTATTCTAGTCTTTCTGGGTCTAACCCGGATTGTGATCGGAGGTAGAAAATGGTAA